A window of Gudongella oleilytica genomic DNA:
GCAGCTCTACCGGGAGATACTGTCGGTGGCCGATGAGCAGGGCGGCAGGCTTCAAAACCGTGTCATGATGTACCTGGATGAGATCGGCACCATACCAAAAATTGAATGTGCGGAGATGATGTTTTCCGCTTCCCGTTCCCGCCGTGTTTCCATCGTGGCCATCATACAGAGCTTTGCGCAGCTTGAAAAGAACTACGGCAAGGAAGGAGCCGCCATCATCATCGATAACTGCCAGGACACCATCTTCGGAGGCTTTGCCCCAAACTCGGAATCAGCGGAGATACTTTCCAGAAGCCTTGGCAATAAGACGGTTTTATCAGGTTCGGTCACCCGGGGAAAGCATGATCCGTCCCAATCCTTGCAAATGATCCAGCGTCCCCTGATGACTCCCGATGAATTGAAGACCCTGCCCAAAGGCAGCTTCATTGTCGCAAAGACCGGCGCCTGTCCTATGAAAACAAGTTTAAAGCTGTTCATTGAATGGGGCATCCGGTTTGAAAAGGTGTATGAGCTGCAGGAAAAATCCGCCCGCAAGGTTGCCTATGCTGACAAAAAAGAGCTGGAAGAGGAGATTGTCAAGCGGCACATATCATATGAAGATATAGTAGAACAGGAACCATACTTCACATCAGCTCAAGGCGGCATATCCCTTGCACCTGCTGAAGAGATTCAGGAAAAAGCATTGAAGTCCAGGCTGCAAACAAAGACAAAAACACAGCGGCAAATGGAGCCGCCGCTGCGTACAGATTAGGAGGTGCCTGATGGGCTATTTTGAATCGCTTTATGCATCAGAGCTTCCCCATAGGGCTGTAGCCGTCTACATGTACCTTCGTGACAGGGCCGACAGGGACGGCAAATGCTATCCGGCGATCGGTACCATCGCCGCAGAACTGAAGCTGTCACGGAGCACTGTAAAAAGAGCCATCGCGGACCTTGAAAAGAGCAGTTATCTTCGCAAGGAGCAGCGGTGGCGTGAGAACGGGGGCAAGAGCAGCAACATGTATTTTTTAAAATCAGGGATGGGGTAACTCTGAAAAACTTTACTTTACACCAAGGGGGCAGTCTGTTTATTTGGTGAACTGTGGTACGGTTCACCGTGAGCTATGCAGTGAACTCCCCACTCTAAGAAATATTCAACATCAGACAAAGAAACAAAATAGTTTTATTGATAAATAGCATGAAAGGTGGAAGATGAGATGAATTTAGAAAAATCAAGGAATGCGGAGTACAAGAAGTGTGCAGCTTTATTGTCTCTGCTGGTTGGATTGGATGCTGATACAGAAGAAAGGGTTTGTGGATGTTTTCAAAACATGGGAATAAATAACTTTTTTCTTCATCTCGAATCACTTGAACTTGGCTTATCCCAGGAGACTTATGAGAAGCTGAAAAGCTTAAGAATTATTATTGAGGTATTTGGTGAGGAAAGGGGGCAGGCATAACATGAAGAAAAATATGCAGCATACCGAAAGCTTTTTAAAAGGGCTGACGACTTTAACAGGACTGCCCTACAAAAAGGTTCGGCAGTATGCAAAAGAAAACAACCCTTTTAATATCTTGGAACACCCTCATATCATGGAACCAAATGAAAAACAGCTTGAAAAGATAGGGCTGCTCAATGAATTCATAGCCTCTTATAACCTCTTGAAAATCTACGAAAGTGAGAAGAAGATTATGCTTAATTCATCAACCGTATCTGGACAGTATTTTTTGGCTCTTTTGGGTGGAATGAAGGATAAAGAAAGGTTCATGGTTGCTTTTCTGGATAATGGCAATAACGTGATTGAAACAAAAACTATGTCTGAAGGAAGTGTCGGACAAGCCGTTGTTTATCTAAGAGAGGTATTGAAATATGCTATTGCCTGTGATTGCAGGGCGATAATCTTGGCCCATAATCATCCCGGCGGCTCCACAAATTTTTCTCCGGAAGATAGGGCATTGACACAGAGATTTGTTGATATTTTTCATCCTCTTGAAATCAAAGTTTTAGACCATATTGTTGTAGGCGGAACACGCTATTCTTCCATGGCGGAACAAGGAGAAATTCCTCATCAGTGTGTAAGTAAAGCAAATTATGAAGTGATTGCATTAAGTGAATCGGCGGTGGAAGAAAACCAGGATAGTTGTCAGTATACTCATTCATTTTAGGCCGAAGAGAAGGGGAAAAACGATTGCAGCTATATTAGTTCAGTATATCTATTTTGAGCTCATAAAGTCTTGCTATGCAAGGCTTTATGAGCTTACGGGCATAGTTATAGTTAGATATATTTCCATTGATGGAAAGAAACCAATTGAAAATTTTTCTTCAATTATGAAGGGAATACTTGCCATTATTCGTAGTTTCGAATATAATATATTTTGTATGATTATAACTTTTAAGAGATATGTCAATGGGATATATCGGTTAAAACAGAATGCAAATGCCTAGCTGTAAGTTGAATCAGAACGGTTTGCGATTAGGTGGGGGGCTTTCGGTAGAAATGTCAAAGGGTAAGATGGAGAAGCCATTCAGGACGATGAATAGATATATGGAACAAATGGATAGAATCAGTAGGTTGACAGGAATAGCATCAAGGCTTAATATGGCAACCATGTTTGAGACGCCTATTAGTCGGTTGCTTCAACAGCAAGACTATATTGCCAATCTTTTTAAAAGCACAGAATTTGCTTCTGCATTTTCATACGCAGAGAAAATGGACAAACTCTTTCCGCGTATTGAAAAGCTTGTATTGCCTAATGCTGCGGTTTTTTCTGAAGTACAAAGAGCTTTAGATATTGTCAATACGCCTGCAATCAGAGAGGCAATTCTTTATGCAAATAGGATTGAAGGTATTATGCCAAAGCATTTAGGCAGTATGTTTGAGAATTCTATAGCAATCCTTGAGAGGATTAATTTTAATAACAGCAGGCTGTCGTCCATTATAGATTCATTAAATACTTATCAAAACCTTTTCCAAAACATAATAAATACCACTGCTTATAACAATTTGTTAGGGAACTTATTTCCTGAAGACGAGTATACTCAGATATTCAACAATTTTGATAGTGAAATTGACGAGGTATCTTTAACCTCTATCGAAGAGGAAGAGCTTGCAAATGATATTACAGAGATTTATTCTTCTCCAAACTGGCAGCAACGGCTAAATGCAGCAATAATAAAATGGCAGGAAAAAAATCCTATAGTTATGCGGGTTTTACAAGCAATTGTTACGATAATTACCATAATAAGTGCAATAGTGACGATAGCCGGTTTTGTGCATCAGGCTACCATCGTTTCAGATAAAGCAGCAATAAGAAAAGAACCTTCTAAAGCAGCTCCAATTGTATATACCATTACAAAAAATGAAATCGTCACGATAATTAGCGAAGAACGGTACTGGTACCAGGTCGAATATGTACCTCTAAAATTTGAGGATGAAGATAAAAAAACTGTTTACAGGGGATATATTGCTAAACGGACAACAGGGAAAACCATTGAAACGAAGTCTACCAGCGCTGCTGAAGATGATGGTTTGGAATAAGTAGAAAAGTTTTGGATGGCAAGAAGAAGGGGTGTTTATTTGAAGCAAGTGAATTCTTTAATAAGATGCATACTGGATTTTTATAATCTCCAAAGAATGGAAAATCCAGTAGTTCTTGAACGTATGAAAGAGGGCAATAGCGAGGAATGGGTAATGGACAGGTGATGAGAAATGGAATATATTACTGCGAAAGAAGCTGCTGAAAAATGGGGCATATCCCAACGGCGGGTACAGGTTCTGTGTGAACAGGGCAGAGTTGATGGAGCCAAGCGCCTTGGCTGGGTATGGGCAATTCCTAAAGATGCCCTAAAACCAGCAGATGCAAGGTT
This region includes:
- a CDS encoding SH3 domain-containing protein, which produces MNRYMEQMDRISRLTGIASRLNMATMFETPISRLLQQQDYIANLFKSTEFASAFSYAEKMDKLFPRIEKLVLPNAAVFSEVQRALDIVNTPAIREAILYANRIEGIMPKHLGSMFENSIAILERINFNNSRLSSIIDSLNTYQNLFQNIINTTAYNNLLGNLFPEDEYTQIFNNFDSEIDEVSLTSIEEEELANDITEIYSSPNWQQRLNAAIIKWQEKNPIVMRVLQAIVTIITIISAIVTIAGFVHQATIVSDKAAIRKEPSKAAPIVYTITKNEIVTIISEERYWYQVEYVPLKFEDEDKKTVYRGYIAKRTTGKTIETKSTSAAEDDGLE
- a CDS encoding helix-turn-helix domain-containing protein translates to MEYITAKEAAEKWGISQRRVQVLCEQGRVDGAKRLGWVWAIPKDALKPADARFKREETRTNEKKIDARTGGVRQ
- a CDS encoding JAB domain-containing protein, which translates into the protein MKKNMQHTESFLKGLTTLTGLPYKKVRQYAKENNPFNILEHPHIMEPNEKQLEKIGLLNEFIASYNLLKIYESEKKIMLNSSTVSGQYFLALLGGMKDKERFMVAFLDNGNNVIETKTMSEGSVGQAVVYLREVLKYAIACDCRAIILAHNHPGGSTNFSPEDRALTQRFVDIFHPLEIKVLDHIVVGGTRYSSMAEQGEIPHQCVSKANYEVIALSESAVEENQDSCQYTHSF
- a CDS encoding helix-turn-helix domain-containing protein, whose translation is MGYFESLYASELPHRAVAVYMYLRDRADRDGKCYPAIGTIAAELKLSRSTVKRAIADLEKSSYLRKEQRWRENGGKSSNMYFLKSGMG